One part of the Phoenix dactylifera cultivar Barhee BC4 chromosome 4, palm_55x_up_171113_PBpolish2nd_filt_p, whole genome shotgun sequence genome encodes these proteins:
- the LOC103722465 gene encoding polyadenylate-binding protein-interacting protein 11-like isoform X3, translated as MAAVAENAIGAGDQFVRSPPPPQQQQRARSSEAEYQRDVRELVDLLSKLNPSAKEFIPSSSAYAAAPPPAAGQTASSVSAGPAAGGRRPNGWLSAEAPVFVAYSDYYGGAIVAGNRDVGSGGGPYNDQQPRRRKNNYSQGRRRFNDRVQRAQKEDCIRRTVYVADIDLHVTEEQLAALFGSCGKVLDCRICGDPHSFLRFAFIEFANEHGARAALNLTGTMLGYYPVRVLPSKTAILPVNPTFLPRSEDEREMCTRTVYCTNIDKKVTQSDLKEFFELLCGEVSTLPSLNLVSRSRLLGDNTHSTRIAFVEFVQVSVYENQNQCIKDMTN; from the exons ATGGCCGCGGTTGCGGAGAACGCGATCGGCGCCGGCGACCAGTTCGTCCGCAGCCCCCCGCCGCCGCAACAGCAGCAGCGCGCGAGGTCGTCGGAGGCGGAGTACCAGCGCGACGTGCGCGAGCTCGTCGATCTGCTCTCCAAACTGAACCCCTCCGCCAAGGAGTtcatcccctcctcctccgcctatgccgccgccccgccgccggccgccggccaGACTGCCTCCAGCGTCTCTGCGGGGCCCGCCGCCGGTGGGAGAAGGCCGAATGGGTGGCTGTCGGCCGAGGCGCCGGTGTTCGTGGCCTACTCGGATTACTACGGCGGAGCGATCGTTGCGGGGAATCGGGATGTGGGCAGCGGCGGTGGGCCGTACAACGACCAGCAACCCCGCAGA aGAAAGAACAATTACAGCCAGGGGCGCCGAAGGTTTAATGATAGAGTTCAAAGAGCGCAGAAGGAGGACTGCATCAGGCGCACTGTATATGTTGCTGATATTGATCTGCAT GTAACAGAGGAGCAGCTTGCAGCATTATTTGGTAGCTGTGGGAAA GTACTTGATTGTCGTATTTGTGGTGACCCCCATTCATTTCTTCGATTTGCATTTATAGAGTTTGCTAATGAGC ATGGTGCAAGAGCAGCACTAAATCTTACCGGGACCATGCTAGGTTACTATCCTGTAAGAGTACTACCTTCAAAGACTGCCATTTTGCCTGTGAATCCTACATTTCTTCCGCGG TCTGAAGATGAAAGGGAGATGTGTACAAGGACAGTCTACTGCACAAATATTGATAAAAAG GTTACTCAGTCAGATCTAAAAGAATTCTTTGAGCTCCTTTGTGGTGAGGTTAGCACACTGCCCTCACTCAATCTG GTTTCTCGCTCGAGGCTTCTTGGGGATAACACGCATTCAACTCGCATagcatttgttgagtttgttcAG GTTTCTGTTTATGAAAATCAAAATCAATGCATAAAGGATATGACAAACTGA
- the LOC103722465 gene encoding polyadenylate-binding protein-interacting protein 11-like isoform X4, protein MAAVAENAIGAGDQFVRSPPPPQQQQRARSSEAEYQRDVRELVDLLSKLNPSAKEFIPSSSAYAAAPPPAAGQTASSVSAGPAAGGRRPNGWLSAEAPVFVAYSDYYGGAIVAGNRDVGSGGGPYNDQQPRRRKNNYSQGRRRFNDRVQRAQKEDCIRRTVYVADIDLHVTEEQLAALFGSCGKVLDCRICGDPHSFLRFAFIEFANEHGARAALNLTGTMLGYYPVRVLPSKTAILPVNPTFLPRSEDEREMCTRTVYCTNIDKKVTQSDLKEFFELLCGEVSRSRLLGDNTHSTRIAFVEFVQVSVYENQNQCIKDMTN, encoded by the exons ATGGCCGCGGTTGCGGAGAACGCGATCGGCGCCGGCGACCAGTTCGTCCGCAGCCCCCCGCCGCCGCAACAGCAGCAGCGCGCGAGGTCGTCGGAGGCGGAGTACCAGCGCGACGTGCGCGAGCTCGTCGATCTGCTCTCCAAACTGAACCCCTCCGCCAAGGAGTtcatcccctcctcctccgcctatgccgccgccccgccgccggccgccggccaGACTGCCTCCAGCGTCTCTGCGGGGCCCGCCGCCGGTGGGAGAAGGCCGAATGGGTGGCTGTCGGCCGAGGCGCCGGTGTTCGTGGCCTACTCGGATTACTACGGCGGAGCGATCGTTGCGGGGAATCGGGATGTGGGCAGCGGCGGTGGGCCGTACAACGACCAGCAACCCCGCAGA aGAAAGAACAATTACAGCCAGGGGCGCCGAAGGTTTAATGATAGAGTTCAAAGAGCGCAGAAGGAGGACTGCATCAGGCGCACTGTATATGTTGCTGATATTGATCTGCAT GTAACAGAGGAGCAGCTTGCAGCATTATTTGGTAGCTGTGGGAAA GTACTTGATTGTCGTATTTGTGGTGACCCCCATTCATTTCTTCGATTTGCATTTATAGAGTTTGCTAATGAGC ATGGTGCAAGAGCAGCACTAAATCTTACCGGGACCATGCTAGGTTACTATCCTGTAAGAGTACTACCTTCAAAGACTGCCATTTTGCCTGTGAATCCTACATTTCTTCCGCGG TCTGAAGATGAAAGGGAGATGTGTACAAGGACAGTCTACTGCACAAATATTGATAAAAAG GTTACTCAGTCAGATCTAAAAGAATTCTTTGAGCTCCTTTGTGGTGAG GTTTCTCGCTCGAGGCTTCTTGGGGATAACACGCATTCAACTCGCATagcatttgttgagtttgttcAG GTTTCTGTTTATGAAAATCAAAATCAATGCATAAAGGATATGACAAACTGA
- the LOC103722465 gene encoding polyadenylate-binding protein-interacting protein 9-like isoform X1, with the protein MAAVAENAIGAGDQFVRSPPPPQQQQRARSSEAEYQRDVRELVDLLSKLNPSAKEFIPSSSAYAAAPPPAAGQTASSVSAGPAAGGRRPNGWLSAEAPVFVAYSDYYGGAIVAGNRDVGSGGGPYNDQQPRRRKNNYSQGRRRFNDRVQRAQKEDCIRRTVYVADIDLHVTEEQLAALFGSCGKVLDCRICGDPHSFLRFAFIEFANEHGARAALNLTGTMLGYYPVRVLPSKTAILPVNPTFLPRSEDEREMCTRTVYCTNIDKKVTQSDLKEFFELLCGEVSTLPSLNLVSRSRLLGDNTHSTRIAFVEFVQAESALKALSCSGRILGAFPIRVSPSKTPVRPRVAHTTH; encoded by the exons ATGGCCGCGGTTGCGGAGAACGCGATCGGCGCCGGCGACCAGTTCGTCCGCAGCCCCCCGCCGCCGCAACAGCAGCAGCGCGCGAGGTCGTCGGAGGCGGAGTACCAGCGCGACGTGCGCGAGCTCGTCGATCTGCTCTCCAAACTGAACCCCTCCGCCAAGGAGTtcatcccctcctcctccgcctatgccgccgccccgccgccggccgccggccaGACTGCCTCCAGCGTCTCTGCGGGGCCCGCCGCCGGTGGGAGAAGGCCGAATGGGTGGCTGTCGGCCGAGGCGCCGGTGTTCGTGGCCTACTCGGATTACTACGGCGGAGCGATCGTTGCGGGGAATCGGGATGTGGGCAGCGGCGGTGGGCCGTACAACGACCAGCAACCCCGCAGA aGAAAGAACAATTACAGCCAGGGGCGCCGAAGGTTTAATGATAGAGTTCAAAGAGCGCAGAAGGAGGACTGCATCAGGCGCACTGTATATGTTGCTGATATTGATCTGCAT GTAACAGAGGAGCAGCTTGCAGCATTATTTGGTAGCTGTGGGAAA GTACTTGATTGTCGTATTTGTGGTGACCCCCATTCATTTCTTCGATTTGCATTTATAGAGTTTGCTAATGAGC ATGGTGCAAGAGCAGCACTAAATCTTACCGGGACCATGCTAGGTTACTATCCTGTAAGAGTACTACCTTCAAAGACTGCCATTTTGCCTGTGAATCCTACATTTCTTCCGCGG TCTGAAGATGAAAGGGAGATGTGTACAAGGACAGTCTACTGCACAAATATTGATAAAAAG GTTACTCAGTCAGATCTAAAAGAATTCTTTGAGCTCCTTTGTGGTGAGGTTAGCACACTGCCCTCACTCAATCTG GTTTCTCGCTCGAGGCTTCTTGGGGATAACACGCATTCAACTCGCATagcatttgttgagtttgttcAG GCGGAAAGTGCCCTTAAAGCTCTGAGTTGCAGTGGAAGGATCCTTGGAGCTTTTCCTATTAG GGTAAGTCCTTCGAAGACTCCTGTCAGGCCTCGTGTTGCTCACACAACGCATTAG
- the LOC103722465 gene encoding polyadenylate-binding protein-interacting protein 9-like isoform X2 — MAAVAENAIGAGDQFVRSPPPPQQQQRARSSEAEYQRDVRELVDLLSKLNPSAKEFIPSSSAYAAAPPPAAGQTASSVSAGPAAGGRRPNGWLSAEAPVFVAYSDYYGGAIVAGNRDVGSGGGPYNDQQPRRRKNNYSQGRRRFNDRVQRAQKEDCIRRTVYVADIDLHVTEEQLAALFGSCGKVLDCRICGDPHSFLRFAFIEFANEHGARAALNLTGTMLGYYPVRVLPSKTAILPVNPTFLPRSEDEREMCTRTVYCTNIDKKVTQSDLKEFFELLCGEVSRSRLLGDNTHSTRIAFVEFVQAESALKALSCSGRILGAFPIRVSPSKTPVRPRVAHTTH, encoded by the exons ATGGCCGCGGTTGCGGAGAACGCGATCGGCGCCGGCGACCAGTTCGTCCGCAGCCCCCCGCCGCCGCAACAGCAGCAGCGCGCGAGGTCGTCGGAGGCGGAGTACCAGCGCGACGTGCGCGAGCTCGTCGATCTGCTCTCCAAACTGAACCCCTCCGCCAAGGAGTtcatcccctcctcctccgcctatgccgccgccccgccgccggccgccggccaGACTGCCTCCAGCGTCTCTGCGGGGCCCGCCGCCGGTGGGAGAAGGCCGAATGGGTGGCTGTCGGCCGAGGCGCCGGTGTTCGTGGCCTACTCGGATTACTACGGCGGAGCGATCGTTGCGGGGAATCGGGATGTGGGCAGCGGCGGTGGGCCGTACAACGACCAGCAACCCCGCAGA aGAAAGAACAATTACAGCCAGGGGCGCCGAAGGTTTAATGATAGAGTTCAAAGAGCGCAGAAGGAGGACTGCATCAGGCGCACTGTATATGTTGCTGATATTGATCTGCAT GTAACAGAGGAGCAGCTTGCAGCATTATTTGGTAGCTGTGGGAAA GTACTTGATTGTCGTATTTGTGGTGACCCCCATTCATTTCTTCGATTTGCATTTATAGAGTTTGCTAATGAGC ATGGTGCAAGAGCAGCACTAAATCTTACCGGGACCATGCTAGGTTACTATCCTGTAAGAGTACTACCTTCAAAGACTGCCATTTTGCCTGTGAATCCTACATTTCTTCCGCGG TCTGAAGATGAAAGGGAGATGTGTACAAGGACAGTCTACTGCACAAATATTGATAAAAAG GTTACTCAGTCAGATCTAAAAGAATTCTTTGAGCTCCTTTGTGGTGAG GTTTCTCGCTCGAGGCTTCTTGGGGATAACACGCATTCAACTCGCATagcatttgttgagtttgttcAG GCGGAAAGTGCCCTTAAAGCTCTGAGTTGCAGTGGAAGGATCCTTGGAGCTTTTCCTATTAG GGTAAGTCCTTCGAAGACTCCTGTCAGGCCTCGTGTTGCTCACACAACGCATTAG
- the LOC120110363 gene encoding uncharacterized protein LOC120110363 isoform X2 has translation MAAPAAAGSLLFLGGNGVSRPPSQKEGASDPPQFRPRADGACSWSRGLLPRSHWGRGSDPRPWPSMQPWQRPSSLRPKEGRKSLWPSTAAAEYAREEEVRDLPSSGTTL, from the exons ATGGCCGCGCCCGCGGCGGCCGGCTCCCTTCTGTTCCTTGGTGGAAATGGGGTGTCGAGACCACCCTCTCAAAAGGAAGGGGCCTCCGACCCGCCGCAGTTCCGACCGAGGGCCGATGGAGCCTGCAGTTGGAGCCGGGGGCTCCTCCCTCGTTCCCATTGGGGTAGGGGAAGTGACCCACGGCCGTGGCCATCGATGCAGCCATGGCAGCGGCCGAGCTCGCTGCGACCAAAGGAGGGGAGGAAGAGCCTCTGGCCGTCGACGGCTGCGGCTGAGTATGCCAG GGAAGAAGAAGTCAGGGACTTACCTAGCTCTGGGACAACTCTATGA
- the LOC120110363 gene encoding uncharacterized protein LOC120110363 isoform X1, with translation MAAPAAAGSLLFLGGNGVSRPPSQKEGASDPPQFRPRADGACSWSRGLLPRSHWGRGSDPRPWPSMQPWQRPSSLRPKEGRKSLWPSTAAAEYARSTCIIPGKKKSGTYLALGQLYDVPSGGSDLYSSVPCSRRKKE, from the exons ATGGCCGCGCCCGCGGCGGCCGGCTCCCTTCTGTTCCTTGGTGGAAATGGGGTGTCGAGACCACCCTCTCAAAAGGAAGGGGCCTCCGACCCGCCGCAGTTCCGACCGAGGGCCGATGGAGCCTGCAGTTGGAGCCGGGGGCTCCTCCCTCGTTCCCATTGGGGTAGGGGAAGTGACCCACGGCCGTGGCCATCGATGCAGCCATGGCAGCGGCCGAGCTCGCTGCGACCAAAGGAGGGGAGGAAGAGCCTCTGGCCGTCGACGGCTGCGGCTGAGTATGCCAG ATCTACTTGCATAATACCAGGGAAGAAGAAGTCAGGGACTTACCTAGCTCTGGGACAACTCTATGATGTTCCCTCCGGCGGCTCAGATCTCTACTCTTCCGTTCCTTGTAGCAGGAGAAAAAAGGAGTGA